In Streptomyces sp. 71268, the DNA window GTCATCTCCGCGCACCTCACTCTCCGGCGCTCTCGCGCCGCCCGGGACCATGCCGCCCCACAAGACGCCCGCGCGGAACGGCGCGGTTGTCGGAGCGGCGTGTCACCTTCCTGGCGGCGACCGATGCGAAACCGTGTTCCACCACGCGGGTTACGGTCCCCGTGACGAGCCGGCCCGGCCCGGCCCGGCGGCGCGTGGCCGGGCCGGCCTAACCCGGACCGGTCAGTCCCACCAGAACGACCAGTTGTGCTTGCCCACCAGGTGCTCCCGCGCGTACCGCTCCAGGGTCTCGCTGTCCTGCCAGATGTTGTCCGGGCAGAACGCGAAGTGCTCGGCGGCGATCGGCAGCGCCTCCTCCAGGGTGCGGGGCGGGTGGGGCACCGACACGTGCAGCACGTCGAACTCCAGCGCCACCACGCGTATCCCGAACCGGTCCTCCCAGGAGCGCAGCACGGCGGAGAACGGGGCCGCGTCCTCGTCGTAGTTCAGCGGGCCGAGCCAGCCGATCGCCGCGAGGACGTCCGCGCTGCGCTCGGCCGGCACCAGGGCTATCCGGGGCGCGGTGAGGATGTCGTACTCCACCAGGGCGGCGGCCACCTCGGCGGCGCGCTCGTCCGGGTCCACCACGGCCGGGCAGGCCGGCGCGAGGCCGGGCCACGCGGTGCCGTACGGAGCGAGCGCCACGGCGTCGTCCAGCTCCGCGCCGCCCTCGCGCGCCGGCTGCCCCGGGGCGCGCCCCGCGCGCCAGGGACCCTCGGCCGCGCCGTCCGCCAACTCCTCGTCCGCGTCGGGCTCCAGTCCGTCCGCCCGCTCAACGTCCCCGTCGACCACGGCGGCGCCCCGCCGGTCAGCGCCGGCGGCGTCCTCCTCGTCCTCCACCGGGGCGGTGTTGTCGGCCCACCACTCGGCCAGCAGCGCGCCGGCCTCGTAGTCGTCCGGGTCGGACGCCAGGTCCGGGCCCAACTCCTCGTTCCACGGCTGGTCGCCATCGCTCTCGCGCTCCCCGCCGAGCAGCACCGGGCGCAACCCGGCCGCCTTCAGCGCGGGCAGCAGCCGTCCCCACGAGTCCTCCGTGGCCGGCTCGGTGGCGCGCCACAGCAGCGGCTCGTGCCACAGGCCGTCGAGGGTGAGCCGGTGCAGGGTGCCCGGCGGCAGGTCGAAGTCGAGTCCCAGGGAGCGTCCCGTGGGGTCGGCGGCCAGGATGTGGAGGGGGTTCGGGGGTGTCGCGTGCGTGGTCACGGGGGTGACGCTACCCCCAGTGTCTGACAACTCAGCGTCGAACAGGCGTCGGGCGGTCAACGTCCCGGCGCGCAACAGCCGGCGACCCATCGGCCGGCAGCCGGCGGCCACCCGCCACCACCCGCTCCGAGGGCAGGACACAGCCCGCGAAACCCGGCCAATCCGGACCCACGTGTGCCAGCTCTAGGGAAGTCCGGACGCGGGG includes these proteins:
- a CDS encoding DUF4253 domain-containing protein; amino-acid sequence: MTTHATPPNPLHILAADPTGRSLGLDFDLPPGTLHRLTLDGLWHEPLLWRATEPATEDSWGRLLPALKAAGLRPVLLGGERESDGDQPWNEELGPDLASDPDDYEAGALLAEWWADNTAPVEDEEDAAGADRRGAAVVDGDVERADGLEPDADEELADGAAEGPWRAGRAPGQPAREGGAELDDAVALAPYGTAWPGLAPACPAVVDPDERAAEVAAALVEYDILTAPRIALVPAERSADVLAAIGWLGPLNYDEDAAPFSAVLRSWEDRFGIRVVALEFDVLHVSVPHPPRTLEEALPIAAEHFAFCPDNIWQDSETLERYAREHLVGKHNWSFWWD